A DNA window from Mobula birostris isolate sMobBir1 chromosome 3, sMobBir1.hap1, whole genome shotgun sequence contains the following coding sequences:
- the macc1 gene encoding metastasis-associated in colon cancer protein 1 isoform X2: MAVRTHSPRHTRSKSEGTLIDLDESPSTHMFVKENNNLLGISKGQESNLLQDWDLLVFDQPNHAVTQSTNPFWNGLSGSNPFLDDIAKESDDNVVKPSSALNENALGFENPRTTESISSSADELDVDNLIYIGRPFAKQHGRWKSASDILDFSNKEDVLQNNRPLSEFIAPNLESFQNDREAYKAAWLNHRQLTRSCLDLDMVSQNPGWGQTQAIETCIVCKIDHKGGSLHLPESDVSVHVPEGHVPPGEIQELAIKALLEPPQLLNNDFCTTIGPLLEMKLSNFNTKGSISLEMKVTAEVKTDPMSQVMTDVACLCSDAKEGPFEKVHNIYIYKDVMQVKLEKLSPCMYVVPAVEARCIHPSALTVWDYLDKMITIGVYGPKHIHPVFTAVCTIFCHNEIPQRLTDMKRNNRNLPPVVLQLWGKHQFHLDRPQDIQISVIPTEAKYEVQETDQTMQVDKSLLTLGKTIRQPFSLSMCKTGEVNSFQLVIQVKGTNLDLITQFSIQTPMPTGKSSMKRRYQKRKESPTHITSREPSPVKHPVFKDREINIINYGVALKPVLRQPKIEYLLEYFKGDTIALLGLDKVKVIGQTRIKEWYVGVLRGKVGLVHCKNVKVISKEQVMDYSEVKVTTKILLDQVTIPFKRLTYMYSSVREIITENITSWKPFAEVLGYTDLPLDIVPRTPVESELERVACILEKLKEDCHASGNKGLLKLDYQGIVVRLLQDVVMLSAAVELGVRWRELAEKLAKLSKHQIDAYEAPHRTRSGEVSQETMWKPAHDFLYTWSIKFGDGYQDVLQELQNALDKMKSPVTRHWRHLTGVLILVNCLEILRASAFPRREE, translated from the exons ATGGCTGTCAGAACACATTCTCCTAGACATACACGCAGTAAGTCTGAAGGAACGCTAATTGACCTGGATGAGAGCCCGTCAACTCACATGTTTGTAAAAG AAAATAACAATCTTCTAGGAATTTCAAAAGGACAAGAATCTAATCTATTACAAGACTGGGATTTGCTAGTATTTGACCAGCCTAACCATGCTGTTACTCAGAGCACAAATCCTTTTTGGAATGGTCTGTCAGGATCAAACCCATTTTTAGATGATATTGCCAAAGAAAGTGATGATAATGTCGTAAAGCCATCATCTGCATTAAATGAGAATGCACTGGGTTTTGAAAACCCAAGGACTACAGAGTCCATTAGCTCCTCAGCTGATGAATTGGATGTTGACAACCTGATCTATATTGGAAGACCATTTGCAAAGCAGCATGGAAGGTGGAAAAGTGCTTCAGATATTTTGGATTTTTCAAACAAAGAAGATGTTCTTCAGAATAATCGTCCATTGAGTGAATTTATTGCCCCAAATTTAGAATCTTTTCAAAATGATAGAGAAGCTTACAAAGCAGCATGGTTGAACCATAGACAATTAACTAGATCATGCCTTGATTTGGACATGGTGAGTCAAAATCCTGGATGGGGGCAGACTCAGGCTATTGAAACATGTATTGTCTGTAAGATAGACCATAAAGGGGGATCACTTCATTTGCCTGAATCAGATGTAAGTGTCCATGTACCTGAAGGTCATGTTCCACCTGGTGAAATCCAAGAACTGGCAATAAAGGCCTTGCTTGAACCACCTCAGTTGCTTAACAATGATTTTTGTACAACAATTGGGCCATTACTGGAGATGAAACTAAGCAATTTCAACACTAAAGGTTCTATTTCTTTAGAAATGAAGGTGACAGCCGAAGTGAAAACTGATCCGATGAGTCAAGTTATGACTGACGTTGCATGTCTTTGTAGTGATGCTAAAGAGGGCCCTTTTGAGAAGGTGCACAATATTTACATATACAAAGATGTTATGCAAGTAAAACTTGAAAAATTGAGTCCTTGTATGTATGTTGTACCAGCGGTTGAAGCAAGATGTATTCATCCTTCAGCATTGACAGTATGGGATTATCTTGACAAAATGATTACTATTGGTGTTTATGGCCCCAAACACATTCATCCAGTTTTTACTGCAGTTTGCACAATCTTTTGTCACAATGAAATCCCACAGAGACTTACAGATATGAAAAGAAACAATAGAAATTTACCGCCGGTTGTTCTTCAACTTTGGGGAAAGCATCAGTTTCATTTAGACAGACCACAAGATATTCAAATTTCTGTTATTCCCACCGAGGCAAAGTATGAAGTACAGGAAACTGATCAGACTATGCAAGTTGATAAATCTTTGCTAACATTGGGCAAGACAATTCGACAGCCATTCTCGTTGTCTATGTGTAAAACTGGAGAAGTTAATTCATTTCAACTTGTTATTCAGGTTAAAGGTACCAACCTCGATCTTATAACACAGTTCAGTATCCAGACACCCATGCCAACAGGCAAGTCAAGTATGAAAAGACGTTATCAAAAACGGAAAGAATCACCGACACATATCACTTCACGTGAACCTTCACCTGTCAAGCATCCTGTATTTAAGGACAGAGAGATCAATATTATTAATTATGGAGTGGCACTGAAACCTGTGTTGAGACAACCAAAAATTGAATACTTATTGGAATATTTTAAAGGTGACACTATAGCACTTCTTGGGTTGGACAAAGTCAAAGTAATAGGTCAAACCAGGATCAAGGAATGGTATGTTGGTGTCTTGCGTGGAAAGGTTGGCCTTGTGCATTGCAAAAATGTGAAGGTGATTTCTAAGGAGCAggtcatggactattcagaagtGAAGGTTACAACCAAGATTCTCCTTGATCAAGTTACCATTCCTTTTAAAAGATTGACATATATGTATTCATCTGTCCGTGAAATCATCACAGAGAATATTACTAGTTGGAAGCCATTTGCTGAAGTGCTTGGATACACTGATCTCCCATTGGATATAGTCCCCAGGACTCCAGTTGAGAGCGAATTGGAAAGAGTTGCATGTATACTGGAGAAATTAAAAGAAGACTGCCACGCTAGTGGTAACAAG GGATTGTTAAAACTAGATTACCAAGGGATAGTGGTTCGTCTTCTGCAGGATGTTGTTATGCTTTCTGCAGCCGTGGAGCTCGGTGTTCGTTGGAGGGAGCTGGCAGAAAAGCTAGCCAAACTCTCAAAACATCAAATAGATGCATATGAAGcgcctcacagaactagaagtggAGAAGTCAGTCAGGAG ACCATGTGGAAACCTGCACATGACTTTCTTTACACGTGGAGCATAAAGTTTGGAGATGGATACCAAGATGTACTACAAGAACTACAAAATGCTCTGGATAAAATGAAAAGCCCAGTTACAAGGCATTGGAGACATCTAACTGGTGTGCTCATTTTGGTGAATTGTTTGGAAATATTAAGGGCCAGTGCGTTCCCCAGACGGGAAGAGTAA
- the macc1 gene encoding metastasis-associated in colon cancer protein 1 isoform X1, with translation MAVRTHSPRHTRSKSEGTLIDLDESPSTHMFVKENNNLLGISKGQESNLLQDWDLLVFDQPNHAVTQSTNPFWNGLSGSNPFLDDIAKESDDNVVKPSSALNENALGFENPRTTESISSSADELDVDNLIYIGRPFAKQHGRWKSASDILDFSNKEDVLQNNRPLSEFIAPNLESFQNDREAYKAAWLNHRQLTRSCLDLDMVSQNPGWGQTQAIETCIVCKIDHKGGSLHLPESDVSVHVPEGHVPPGEIQELAIKALLEPPQLLNNDFCTTIGPLLEMKLSNFNTKGSISLEMKVTAEVKTDPMSQVMTDVACLCSDAKEGPFEKVHNIYIYKDVMQVKLEKLSPCMYVVPAVEARCIHPSALTVWDYLDKMITIGVYGPKHIHPVFTAVCTIFCHNEIPQRLTDMKRNNRNLPPVVLQLWGKHQFHLDRPQDIQISVIPTEAKYEVQETDQTMQVDKSLLTLGKTIRQPFSLSMCKTGEVNSFQLVIQVKGTNLDLITQFSIQTPMPTGKSSMKRRYQKRKESPTHITSREPSPVKHPVFKDREINIINYGVALKPVLRQPKIEYLLEYFKGDTIALLGLDKVKVIGQTRIKEWYVGVLRGKVGLVHCKNVKVISKEQVMDYSEVKVTTKILLDQVTIPFKRLTYMYSSVREIITENITSWKPFAEVLGYTDLPLDIVPRTPVESELERVACILEKLKEDCHASGNKVKRKFLHEVVLGLLKLDYQGIVVRLLQDVVMLSAAVELGVRWRELAEKLAKLSKHQIDAYEAPHRTRSGEVSQETMWKPAHDFLYTWSIKFGDGYQDVLQELQNALDKMKSPVTRHWRHLTGVLILVNCLEILRASAFPRREE, from the exons ATGGCTGTCAGAACACATTCTCCTAGACATACACGCAGTAAGTCTGAAGGAACGCTAATTGACCTGGATGAGAGCCCGTCAACTCACATGTTTGTAAAAG AAAATAACAATCTTCTAGGAATTTCAAAAGGACAAGAATCTAATCTATTACAAGACTGGGATTTGCTAGTATTTGACCAGCCTAACCATGCTGTTACTCAGAGCACAAATCCTTTTTGGAATGGTCTGTCAGGATCAAACCCATTTTTAGATGATATTGCCAAAGAAAGTGATGATAATGTCGTAAAGCCATCATCTGCATTAAATGAGAATGCACTGGGTTTTGAAAACCCAAGGACTACAGAGTCCATTAGCTCCTCAGCTGATGAATTGGATGTTGACAACCTGATCTATATTGGAAGACCATTTGCAAAGCAGCATGGAAGGTGGAAAAGTGCTTCAGATATTTTGGATTTTTCAAACAAAGAAGATGTTCTTCAGAATAATCGTCCATTGAGTGAATTTATTGCCCCAAATTTAGAATCTTTTCAAAATGATAGAGAAGCTTACAAAGCAGCATGGTTGAACCATAGACAATTAACTAGATCATGCCTTGATTTGGACATGGTGAGTCAAAATCCTGGATGGGGGCAGACTCAGGCTATTGAAACATGTATTGTCTGTAAGATAGACCATAAAGGGGGATCACTTCATTTGCCTGAATCAGATGTAAGTGTCCATGTACCTGAAGGTCATGTTCCACCTGGTGAAATCCAAGAACTGGCAATAAAGGCCTTGCTTGAACCACCTCAGTTGCTTAACAATGATTTTTGTACAACAATTGGGCCATTACTGGAGATGAAACTAAGCAATTTCAACACTAAAGGTTCTATTTCTTTAGAAATGAAGGTGACAGCCGAAGTGAAAACTGATCCGATGAGTCAAGTTATGACTGACGTTGCATGTCTTTGTAGTGATGCTAAAGAGGGCCCTTTTGAGAAGGTGCACAATATTTACATATACAAAGATGTTATGCAAGTAAAACTTGAAAAATTGAGTCCTTGTATGTATGTTGTACCAGCGGTTGAAGCAAGATGTATTCATCCTTCAGCATTGACAGTATGGGATTATCTTGACAAAATGATTACTATTGGTGTTTATGGCCCCAAACACATTCATCCAGTTTTTACTGCAGTTTGCACAATCTTTTGTCACAATGAAATCCCACAGAGACTTACAGATATGAAAAGAAACAATAGAAATTTACCGCCGGTTGTTCTTCAACTTTGGGGAAAGCATCAGTTTCATTTAGACAGACCACAAGATATTCAAATTTCTGTTATTCCCACCGAGGCAAAGTATGAAGTACAGGAAACTGATCAGACTATGCAAGTTGATAAATCTTTGCTAACATTGGGCAAGACAATTCGACAGCCATTCTCGTTGTCTATGTGTAAAACTGGAGAAGTTAATTCATTTCAACTTGTTATTCAGGTTAAAGGTACCAACCTCGATCTTATAACACAGTTCAGTATCCAGACACCCATGCCAACAGGCAAGTCAAGTATGAAAAGACGTTATCAAAAACGGAAAGAATCACCGACACATATCACTTCACGTGAACCTTCACCTGTCAAGCATCCTGTATTTAAGGACAGAGAGATCAATATTATTAATTATGGAGTGGCACTGAAACCTGTGTTGAGACAACCAAAAATTGAATACTTATTGGAATATTTTAAAGGTGACACTATAGCACTTCTTGGGTTGGACAAAGTCAAAGTAATAGGTCAAACCAGGATCAAGGAATGGTATGTTGGTGTCTTGCGTGGAAAGGTTGGCCTTGTGCATTGCAAAAATGTGAAGGTGATTTCTAAGGAGCAggtcatggactattcagaagtGAAGGTTACAACCAAGATTCTCCTTGATCAAGTTACCATTCCTTTTAAAAGATTGACATATATGTATTCATCTGTCCGTGAAATCATCACAGAGAATATTACTAGTTGGAAGCCATTTGCTGAAGTGCTTGGATACACTGATCTCCCATTGGATATAGTCCCCAGGACTCCAGTTGAGAGCGAATTGGAAAGAGTTGCATGTATACTGGAGAAATTAAAAGAAGACTGCCACGCTAGTGGTAACAAGGTAAAGAGAAAGTTTCTGCATGAGGTTGTTCTG GGATTGTTAAAACTAGATTACCAAGGGATAGTGGTTCGTCTTCTGCAGGATGTTGTTATGCTTTCTGCAGCCGTGGAGCTCGGTGTTCGTTGGAGGGAGCTGGCAGAAAAGCTAGCCAAACTCTCAAAACATCAAATAGATGCATATGAAGcgcctcacagaactagaagtggAGAAGTCAGTCAGGAG ACCATGTGGAAACCTGCACATGACTTTCTTTACACGTGGAGCATAAAGTTTGGAGATGGATACCAAGATGTACTACAAGAACTACAAAATGCTCTGGATAAAATGAAAAGCCCAGTTACAAGGCATTGGAGACATCTAACTGGTGTGCTCATTTTGGTGAATTGTTTGGAAATATTAAGGGCCAGTGCGTTCCCCAGACGGGAAGAGTAA